One Gloeobacter morelensis MG652769 DNA window includes the following coding sequences:
- a CDS encoding ester cyclase → MSAEANKALVRKFYEEVFNRRNLALADELVTPDGINHATPPGVPSVGPSGIRFVVSMLTEGFPDHHHAIEDLFAEGDKVAMRCTFSGTHTGGILGLPPTGRAFRQQQMHILRIEGGKLAEHWAVRDDLALMQQLGAIANPNGPQPTGKSPQPG, encoded by the coding sequence ATGTCCGCCGAGGCCAACAAAGCCCTGGTCCGCAAGTTCTACGAAGAAGTCTTCAACCGCCGCAACCTGGCGCTGGCGGATGAACTGGTGACGCCGGACGGGATCAACCACGCCACTCCGCCGGGGGTACCCTCGGTCGGTCCCTCCGGGATCCGCTTCGTGGTGAGCATGCTCACCGAAGGCTTTCCGGATCACCACCACGCCATCGAAGACCTCTTTGCCGAGGGCGACAAAGTGGCGATGCGCTGCACCTTCAGCGGCACCCACACCGGAGGTATCCTGGGCCTGCCGCCCACGGGCAGGGCGTTTCGGCAGCAGCAGATGCATATTTTGCGGATAGAAGGCGGCAAACTGGCGGAGCACTGGGCAGTGCGCGACGATCTGGCGCTGATGCAGCAGTTGGGGGCGATTGCAAACCCGAACGGGCCGCAGCCAACCGGCAAATCCCCACAGCCGGGGTGA
- a CDS encoding sigma-70 family RNA polymerase sigma factor, with protein MQPRTQIVQVFCTYAMLDDSQWIGWRVDAELRRNMEAHLQRPPAGVQTVEQWCLFWFERWRVGEDRLARAHLIAFLYEPAYWSARFVRAGFHRQLTLTDLCQTAVANVDLVLQGFNPVRGSDLKRFATRVFRNILYKALREFHEAEVCTTWSLLRKYSLRRLEEALQRQGYDERQTKSFLLACRCYKDTYVPVPLAGTRHLQPPTEQDWQRMAGLYAVRREPQLHQPTAAAGQFREWLELCAKALRQMLTPENFSIGVGGTDEPGDGVELLRDPELNPLDAAGEREEETDRQAFRLQLRSVLTGALRALAAPLPEVLELYYTQQFNQQQIAEHLGIKQYTVSRRLNKAKKHLATALGQWAQQKLHDPLELDVVEGMNRLLEEWLQMHFQPSDEGE; from the coding sequence ATGCAACCGCGCACACAGATCGTTCAGGTGTTTTGCACCTACGCGATGTTGGACGACAGCCAATGGATCGGCTGGCGGGTGGACGCTGAGTTGCGGCGCAACATGGAGGCGCATCTGCAGCGTCCACCCGCCGGAGTACAGACTGTCGAGCAGTGGTGCTTGTTCTGGTTCGAGCGCTGGCGGGTGGGCGAGGACCGCCTTGCCCGCGCCCATTTGATCGCATTTTTGTACGAGCCGGCCTACTGGTCGGCCCGGTTCGTGCGGGCGGGCTTTCACCGGCAATTGACCCTTACGGATCTTTGCCAGACGGCCGTGGCCAATGTCGATCTGGTGCTGCAGGGCTTTAATCCGGTGCGAGGCAGCGATCTCAAGCGCTTTGCCACCCGCGTCTTTCGCAATATCCTCTACAAGGCTTTGCGCGAATTTCACGAGGCGGAGGTGTGCACCACCTGGTCGCTGCTGCGCAAGTACAGCCTCAGGCGCCTGGAAGAAGCCCTGCAGCGGCAGGGTTACGATGAGCGGCAGACCAAAAGTTTTCTGCTCGCCTGCCGCTGCTACAAAGACACCTACGTGCCGGTGCCCCTGGCGGGCACCCGCCATCTGCAGCCGCCCACCGAGCAAGATTGGCAGCGGATGGCCGGGCTGTACGCGGTGCGCCGAGAGCCGCAGCTACACCAGCCGACGGCGGCAGCCGGGCAGTTTCGAGAATGGCTCGAACTGTGCGCCAAGGCCCTGCGTCAGATGCTCACACCCGAGAACTTCTCGATTGGCGTCGGTGGTACGGACGAACCAGGAGACGGCGTCGAGTTGCTGCGCGACCCCGAATTGAATCCCCTCGACGCTGCGGGCGAGCGCGAGGAGGAGACCGACCGTCAGGCGTTTCGCCTGCAACTGCGCTCGGTGCTCACAGGGGCGCTGCGAGCCCTCGCAGCGCCCCTGCCCGAGGTTCTCGAACTGTATTACACGCAGCAGTTCAATCAGCAGCAGATCGCCGAGCATCTGGGTATTAAGCAGTACACGGTCTCGCGCCGCCTGAACAAGGCGAAAAAGCACCTGGCCACCGCCCTGGGCCAGTGGGCCCAACAAAAGCTGCATGATCCTCTGGAGTTGGATGTAGTGGAAGGTATGAACCGATTGCTCGAAGAGTGGCTTCAAATGCATTTCCAACCTTCCGACGAAGGGGAGTAA
- a CDS encoding ZIP family metal transporter, giving the protein MLAIVLSLFALVATLIGGAIVLRFQQLPRELLGFSAGTLMAIACLDLLPHSLQVCGPYALLGALAGYGALQLWHRLIHVGDHSHAPEALARAAKPTLIGAAALIVHKLFDGVILGVGVGGGEALGLGVGLAVIMHSFCDGINTVTLVLRARSKRVLAVGFLMANALAPLAAALLVARLPLSPLALGWLLTFVGGTFLYVALHDLLPAAVQSKTTLFAGADGVLSAAETLSLGSGLAAGVLLTWAITQLPG; this is encoded by the coding sequence TTGCTCGCGATTGTCCTGAGTCTGTTTGCCCTGGTCGCCACTTTGATAGGGGGGGCGATCGTGCTGCGCTTCCAGCAGTTGCCGCGGGAGTTGCTAGGCTTTAGCGCCGGCACGTTGATGGCGATCGCCTGCCTGGACCTGCTGCCCCATAGTTTGCAGGTGTGCGGACCCTACGCGCTTCTGGGGGCATTGGCGGGGTACGGCGCGCTGCAATTGTGGCACCGGCTGATCCATGTGGGCGACCACTCCCATGCGCCGGAAGCTCTGGCCCGGGCGGCCAAACCGACGCTGATCGGGGCGGCGGCGCTCATCGTCCATAAACTTTTTGACGGTGTCATCCTCGGCGTCGGGGTGGGCGGGGGCGAGGCGCTCGGCCTTGGGGTCGGACTGGCGGTGATCATGCATAGCTTCTGCGACGGCATCAACACCGTCACCCTGGTGTTGCGCGCCCGCTCCAAGCGGGTACTGGCGGTCGGGTTTCTGATGGCTAACGCCCTGGCGCCGCTGGCGGCGGCTTTGCTTGTCGCCCGCCTGCCGCTCTCACCGTTGGCGCTCGGATGGCTGCTCACTTTTGTGGGTGGCACGTTTTTGTACGTCGCCTTGCACGACTTGTTGCCTGCGGCGGTGCAATCGAAGACGACGCTGTTTGCCGGTGCCGATGGAGTCCTTTCAGCGGCGGAGACCCTCAGCCTGGGCAGCGGTTTGGCGGCTGGGGTACTGTTGACCTGGGCAATCACTCAACTGCCGGGATAA
- a CDS encoding PadR family transcriptional regulator has translation MFSQGWPFSFEFASRRDCRGGGPDWTKFANAFGFGGPWSDEPRTRRGDVKFLLLELLAEQPRHGYELIKELERRHGGFYRPSAGSVYPTLQLLEEGGHLTSEMLEGKRVYTITDSGRQLLAEGQNANRRKRSTAEGAESVGALMALKDAMLGLAAAVMETARPGNQGRVDKVREVLERSRREIYRILAED, from the coding sequence ATGTTCTCGCAGGGGTGGCCATTTTCATTTGAATTTGCAAGCCGGCGCGATTGTCGCGGCGGCGGGCCGGACTGGACCAAGTTTGCGAACGCCTTCGGCTTTGGGGGGCCGTGGAGCGACGAGCCGCGCACCCGCCGCGGCGACGTCAAATTTTTGCTGCTGGAGCTGTTGGCGGAGCAGCCCCGCCACGGCTACGAACTGATCAAAGAACTGGAGAGGCGCCACGGCGGTTTTTATCGCCCGAGTGCCGGTTCGGTCTACCCGACGCTGCAGTTGCTCGAAGAAGGCGGTCATCTCACCAGCGAAATGCTGGAGGGCAAGCGCGTCTACACGATCACCGACAGCGGCAGGCAACTGCTGGCCGAAGGGCAAAATGCAAACCGGCGCAAGCGGAGCACAGCCGAAGGGGCCGAGTCTGTGGGAGCGCTGATGGCACTCAAAGACGCCATGCTGGGCCTGGCGGCGGCGGTGATGGAGACCGCCCGGCCCGGCAACCAGGGGCGGGTGGACAAAGTGCGCGAGGTGCTGGAGCGCTCCCGCCGCGAGATCTACCGCATTCTTGCGGAGGATTGA
- a CDS encoding NAD(P)H-quinone oxidoreductase subunit 4 encodes MFPWLTVIILLPLVAALAVPLIPEKQVKWYSFAVCLVDFVLMVAAFFTSYDLSNPDIQLAERYRWMPQIGLEWSVGADGLSMPLILLTGFITALATLAAWPVTLRPRMFHFLMLAMLAGMVGVFAVQDIVLFFLFFELELVPVYLMLAIWGGKGRLYAATKFILYTAVGSLFILVVGLAMYFYGDLRTFNMVELAAKNYDPTFQNLCFLGLLIAYAVKLPIFPLHTWLPDAHGEATAPVHMLLAGILLKMGGYALIRMNVGFFPEATQVFAPLLIVLGIVNIIYAALTSFGQRNLKRKIAYSSISHMGFVLIGVGSLSEIGMGGAMLQMISHGLIGASLFFLVGATYDRTHTLILSEMGGIAPKMPKIFAMFTACSMASLALPGMSGFVAELMVFVGMATTDAYSFEFKALVVLFAAFGVILTPIYLLSMLREIFYGTLNHAVVHEEDLVDAEPREVFIIASLLVPIFGIGLYPKLTTDLYAPTTDQLTRVTRERIARAAPPPALLSGVYSVEFADRDRVSLR; translated from the coding sequence ATGTTTCCTTGGTTGACTGTCATCATTCTTTTGCCCCTGGTGGCGGCCCTCGCGGTGCCCCTCATCCCCGAAAAGCAGGTCAAGTGGTACAGCTTTGCCGTCTGCCTCGTGGACTTTGTCCTGATGGTGGCCGCCTTTTTTACCAGCTACGACCTGAGCAATCCGGACATCCAGCTGGCCGAACGCTACCGCTGGATGCCCCAGATCGGCCTGGAGTGGTCGGTGGGGGCCGACGGCCTCTCGATGCCGCTGATTTTGCTCACGGGCTTCATCACGGCCCTGGCCACCCTCGCCGCCTGGCCGGTGACCCTCAGGCCGCGCATGTTCCACTTTCTCATGCTCGCCATGCTCGCGGGCATGGTAGGGGTGTTCGCCGTCCAGGACATAGTGCTGTTTTTCTTGTTCTTTGAACTGGAACTGGTGCCGGTCTACCTGATGCTCGCCATCTGGGGCGGCAAGGGGCGGCTGTACGCGGCCACCAAGTTCATCCTCTACACGGCCGTCGGTTCGCTTTTTATCCTGGTGGTCGGTCTTGCCATGTACTTCTACGGCGACCTGCGCACCTTCAATATGGTCGAACTGGCCGCAAAGAACTACGATCCGACTTTTCAGAATCTCTGTTTTTTGGGCCTGCTGATTGCCTATGCGGTCAAGCTGCCCATCTTCCCGCTGCACACCTGGCTGCCGGACGCCCACGGTGAAGCGACCGCTCCAGTGCACATGCTGCTGGCGGGCATCCTGCTGAAGATGGGCGGCTACGCGCTCATCCGCATGAACGTCGGCTTCTTCCCGGAGGCTACCCAGGTCTTTGCGCCCCTGCTCATCGTGCTGGGGATCGTCAACATCATCTACGCGGCCTTGACCTCCTTCGGCCAGCGCAACCTCAAGCGCAAAATCGCCTACTCGTCGATTTCGCACATGGGCTTTGTGCTCATCGGCGTCGGTTCACTCAGCGAAATCGGCATGGGCGGCGCGATGCTGCAGATGATCTCCCACGGTTTAATTGGCGCGTCGCTGTTCTTCCTGGTCGGGGCCACCTACGACCGCACCCATACCCTGATCTTGAGTGAGATGGGCGGCATCGCCCCGAAGATGCCCAAGATCTTCGCGATGTTCACCGCCTGCTCGATGGCTTCGCTGGCGCTGCCCGGCATGAGCGGCTTCGTGGCCGAGTTGATGGTCTTTGTCGGCATGGCCACCACCGACGCCTACAGCTTCGAGTTCAAGGCGCTGGTGGTGCTGTTCGCCGCCTTTGGGGTCATCCTCACCCCCATCTATCTGCTCTCGATGCTGCGGGAAATCTTCTACGGCACGCTCAACCACGCGGTGGTGCACGAAGAAGACCTGGTAGACGCCGAACCGCGGGAGGTCTTTATCATCGCGAGCCTGCTGGTGCCCATCTTCGGCATCGGGCTCTACCCGAAGCTCACCACCGACCTCTACGCACCCACCACCGATCAACTGACTCGGGTGACCCGCGAGCGCATCGCCCGCGCCGCACCGCCGCCTGCCCTACTCAGCGGCGTCTACAGCGTCGAATTTGCCGACAGGGACCGCGTCAGCTTGCGCTAA
- a CDS encoding GatB/YqeY domain-containing protein, which translates to MLIDTIKADSLEARKLNSREPGMHAVRANLLSTLFAEAAKVGKDAGNRPSTDEEVMAVVRKFLKNLDETIAALEKVHKNTTLQCSEKAILESYLPRQMDRAELTAAVEQIAGTLADRSARAMGEVMKQLKERHGGRYDGKAASEVVRAVLHSENGR; encoded by the coding sequence ATGTTGATCGACACGATCAAAGCGGACAGTCTCGAAGCGCGCAAGCTCAACAGCCGCGAACCTGGGATGCACGCGGTGCGCGCCAATTTGCTCAGTACGTTGTTTGCCGAGGCGGCCAAAGTCGGCAAGGATGCAGGCAATCGGCCGAGCACCGATGAAGAGGTGATGGCCGTCGTGCGCAAATTTCTCAAAAACCTGGATGAGACGATCGCTGCCCTCGAAAAAGTCCACAAGAACACCACCCTCCAGTGCTCCGAAAAGGCGATCTTGGAGAGCTACCTGCCGCGCCAGATGGACCGCGCCGAGTTGACGGCGGCGGTAGAGCAGATTGCCGGCACCCTGGCCGATCGATCGGCCAGGGCGATGGGCGAGGTGATGAAGCAGCTCAAAGAGCGCCACGGCGGCCGCTACGACGGCAAGGCCGCCAGTGAAGTCGTCCGCGCCGTGTTGCACTCGGAGAACGGTAGATGA
- a CDS encoding response regulator, producing MRGYLHDIDIRTLIEWLAARRSTGELLVGAPDDRIWSLFWDGGRLWTSAEEEPELLPRQIDELAVLEEGWFCFDAEAAPPDGGQGVEPAVWLDRLTARLPLPPVPPAPTGRVVCIDDSTAVQRWVAAGLEGVCCEIHACSDPLQALALFREAPADLVLLDRAMPGLDGRRLCRVLRQLPGLNRMPVLLMIDGDERTEQAHARLCGAAAVLAKPFSQGALRSLVARWLPGAPPG from the coding sequence ATGCGAGGCTATCTGCACGACATTGACATCCGCACGCTCATCGAGTGGCTGGCTGCCCGGCGCTCGACCGGCGAACTGCTGGTGGGCGCTCCCGACGACCGCATCTGGTCGCTGTTCTGGGACGGCGGCCGCCTGTGGACGTCTGCTGAGGAGGAGCCTGAGCTCCTGCCGCGTCAAATTGACGAACTGGCGGTTCTGGAGGAAGGCTGGTTTTGCTTCGACGCGGAGGCCGCACCTCCGGACGGGGGGCAGGGGGTGGAGCCTGCGGTTTGGCTCGACCGGCTTACGGCCCGCCTACCCTTGCCCCCGGTGCCGCCAGCCCCCACCGGGCGCGTGGTCTGCATCGACGACAGCACGGCTGTCCAGCGGTGGGTTGCCGCTGGTCTGGAGGGAGTCTGCTGTGAAATCCACGCCTGTAGCGACCCGCTGCAGGCGCTCGCGCTGTTCCGGGAGGCCCCCGCCGATCTCGTGCTGCTCGACCGCGCCATGCCCGGGCTCGACGGACGCCGACTTTGCCGGGTGCTGCGCCAGTTGCCGGGCCTGAACCGCATGCCTGTCCTGTTGATGATCGATGGCGACGAGCGCACCGAGCAGGCCCACGCCCGGCTGTGCGGCGCGGCGGCGGTGCTTGCCAAACCCTTCAGCCAGGGTGCCCTGCGCTCGCTGGTGGCGCGCTGGCTGCCCGGCGCCCCGCCGGGCTAG
- the sugE gene encoding quaternary ammonium compound efflux SMR transporter SugE, producing MAWVALIAAGLLEIGWAVGLKYSQGFTRLLPSVLTGISMVLSLGLLGYALKSLPIGTAYAIWTGVGTVGTALLGIWLFGESASALRLACIGLIVAGIVGLKWVASH from the coding sequence ATGGCCTGGGTCGCCCTGATTGCCGCCGGATTGCTCGAAATCGGTTGGGCTGTCGGTCTGAAGTATTCGCAAGGCTTTACTCGTCTATTGCCTTCGGTGCTGACGGGCATTTCGATGGTCTTGAGCCTTGGCCTGCTGGGTTACGCGCTTAAGAGCCTGCCCATCGGGACCGCTTACGCCATCTGGACCGGTGTCGGCACCGTTGGTACAGCCCTCTTGGGGATATGGTTGTTCGGCGAATCGGCGAGTGCCCTGCGCCTTGCCTGCATCGGCCTTATCGTCGCGGGTATCGTCGGATTGAAATGGGTAGCCTCACATTAA
- a CDS encoding RNA-binding S4 domain-containing protein — protein sequence MSEAQAFIKLDQFLKLVGAVQTGGQAKILIQEGEVLVNGEVETRRGRKLQAGDQVTLAQMHYTVQLKASGP from the coding sequence ATGAGCGAGGCGCAGGCCTTTATCAAGCTCGACCAGTTTTTGAAACTGGTGGGTGCCGTCCAGACCGGCGGTCAGGCGAAGATCCTGATTCAAGAGGGTGAGGTGCTCGTCAACGGCGAAGTCGAGACCCGCCGGGGCCGCAAACTGCAGGCAGGCGATCAAGTGACTCTTGCGCAGATGCACTATACGGTTCAACTGAAGGCATCCGGCCCGTAG
- a CDS encoding DUF1822 family protein: protein MTIDPVVLCPQTLWLEIPTAALDLELRAFSHAGARWNAYLNRLAQMAVLAWIQEDFEPGARVWPSVDALANFHEFLNGTAITCGPMRLVCIPTEQVDREEVRIPREWVDIPEWAADYYLPVEVDCERELVGVWGYISHARLLKCAQRDAADRTYCLAGCDIHPELYTIWTAQQLKVPLQSRPAPLRSLSLTHARSLIERLGRAEVTFPRLEVPFEECWAPLVGHGGWRQQLYEQRVGLPGQWSIGEWLRRGVSELGHSQGWQLRTAQAGGRSSHQMAGRTLVRQMVVAGQPYELRIYPLYEEQEYIWRFELRNLAGRIPGGLKLRLLTEDLQPFTNNEDVAQTAVDELYIDVRLEPGDGLVWEVEPQPLDYDREVLIF from the coding sequence GTGACCATCGACCCTGTTGTGTTGTGTCCGCAGACCCTCTGGCTTGAAATTCCTACGGCTGCGCTAGATCTGGAGCTGCGCGCCTTCTCCCACGCCGGTGCCCGCTGGAACGCCTATCTCAACCGACTGGCTCAAATGGCTGTTCTTGCCTGGATTCAGGAAGATTTTGAGCCTGGAGCGCGGGTGTGGCCTTCGGTGGATGCCCTGGCGAACTTCCACGAATTTCTCAACGGCACCGCGATCACCTGCGGCCCGATGCGGCTGGTGTGCATCCCCACCGAGCAGGTCGACCGCGAAGAAGTGCGTATCCCGCGCGAATGGGTCGATATTCCCGAGTGGGCGGCGGACTACTATTTGCCCGTAGAAGTCGACTGCGAGCGCGAGCTGGTGGGCGTCTGGGGCTACATCAGCCACGCCCGGCTGCTCAAATGCGCCCAGCGCGACGCCGCCGACCGCACCTACTGCCTGGCCGGCTGCGACATCCACCCCGAGTTGTACACCATCTGGACGGCCCAGCAGCTCAAGGTACCCCTGCAGAGCCGGCCCGCGCCCCTGCGCTCGCTCTCGCTGACCCACGCCCGCAGCTTGATCGAACGGCTGGGCAGGGCGGAGGTGACCTTTCCCCGGCTGGAGGTGCCCTTTGAGGAGTGCTGGGCACCGCTTGTCGGCCACGGCGGCTGGCGCCAGCAGCTCTACGAGCAACGGGTCGGCCTGCCCGGGCAGTGGTCGATCGGCGAATGGCTGCGCCGGGGGGTGAGCGAGTTGGGCCATAGCCAGGGTTGGCAGCTGCGCACCGCCCAGGCGGGGGGCCGCAGCAGCCATCAGATGGCGGGCCGGACGCTGGTGCGCCAGATGGTTGTTGCCGGTCAGCCCTACGAACTGCGCATCTATCCGCTATACGAAGAGCAGGAGTACATCTGGCGCTTTGAGCTACGCAATCTGGCCGGCCGCATCCCCGGCGGCTTGAAGCTCAGGCTGCTCACCGAGGATCTGCAGCCGTTCACCAACAACGAAGATGTCGCCCAGACAGCGGTAGACGAGCTGTATATCGATGTGCGGCTTGAACCTGGAGATGGCCTGGTCTGGGAGGTCGAGCCGCAACCGCTCGATTACGACCGCGAGGTGCTGATTTTCTAG